From a single Desulfurella sp. genomic region:
- a CDS encoding type II secretion system protein has translation MKKGFTLIELAIVLVIIGLLIGVGVSLLPGLIAQQKYTQNQSLINQNYNTIIGYAMANGKLPLAASNTNGTASNQNIGYLPYNTIGGLQKDAYGNTFYYAVNNRALNISINGANAINLSLTNAGNMQNFCAVLYALNYYYNQNPTLSSSDVRTINAPNATPIMDAFVIISSGANNKLDSPNTITNSNGVFASQQYPLSNTYDDSVMALSITDAIGKFCTNYTYSGSCSGTTCTLTSSSQQQPPQQNQLTLTPPSGYTFQSGTGTVTVSGGSPPYTCNASASPSIFCSATCSANNKSVTFYNQFALLFVNICTANITFTDKNGLVGSGVYYY, from the coding sequence ATGAAAAAAGGTTTTACTTTAATTGAGCTTGCCATTGTGCTTGTTATAATTGGTTTATTAATTGGCGTTGGCGTAAGTTTGCTGCCTGGGCTTATAGCTCAGCAAAAATATACGCAAAATCAAAGTCTTATAAACCAAAACTACAATACGATTATAGGTTATGCAATGGCAAATGGCAAACTACCCCTTGCTGCATCAAACACAAATGGCACTGCTTCAAATCAAAACATAGGCTACCTGCCATATAATACAATAGGCGGGCTCCAAAAGGATGCGTATGGCAATACATTCTACTATGCAGTAAATAATAGAGCGTTAAATATATCAATAAACGGCGCAAACGCAATAAATCTAAGCTTAACAAATGCAGGCAATATGCAAAACTTCTGCGCTGTGCTTTATGCGCTAAACTACTATTACAATCAAAACCCTACGCTTAGCTCAAGCGATGTAAGAACAATCAATGCTCCAAATGCTACACCTATAATGGACGCTTTTGTTATCATATCAAGCGGTGCAAACAACAAACTTGATAGTCCAAATACAATTACAAACTCAAATGGCGTTTTTGCAAGCCAGCAATACCCACTTTCAAATACCTACGACGATAGTGTAATGGCATTATCCATAACAGACGCTATTGGCAAGTTTTGCACAAATTACACATACAGCGGCAGCTGCAGTGGGACAACTTGCACTTTAACTTCATCATCGCAGCAACAGCCACCACAGCAAAATCAGTTAACATTAACGCCACCTTCTGGCTATACTTTTCAATCGGGTACTGGTACAGTAACTGTAAGCGGTGGTTCTCCACCATATACATGCAACGCATCTGCAAGTCCATCTATTTTTTGTAGTGCAACTTGCAGTGCAAATAATAAATCTGTGACGTTCTATAATCAGTTTGCATTGCTCTTTGTTAATATTTGCACAGCAAATATAACTTTTACAGATAAAAATGGACTTGTAGGCAGTGGTGTCTATTATTATTAA
- a CDS encoding NADH-quinone oxidoreductase subunit M, giving the protein MNQLHFPILSTIVFLPVIGALLVSLIDSKKETAIRWVTFIVLLLDFLVSLPLFFYFNSSTYQMQFVEKVPWISSLGMNYYLGIDGISLFLVLLTTFLSPIAQLSTWSGITQKTKEFNIVLLLLQTGMLGVFVSLDIFLFYIFWEFQLIPMYLMIGIWGGPNRVFATMKFFLYTFFGSVFMLVALMALYFLHHAYYHEYTFNMVTLMSQPLPANLQFWLFIAFALAFAIKVPMWPFHTWLPWAHVEAPTAGSVILAGILLKMGTYGFLRFNLPMFASMTHQFVDIILIISLIGIFYGAFVAMVQPDIKKLVAYSSVSHLGYSMLGMFALTTIGIEGSIMQMINHGISTGALFLIVGIVYERMHTRNISEYGGLASLVPIFSVFFMIFTLSSIAVPGTNGFIGEFMVLFGTFESHKVFAIIAAFGGLFAAVYMLTMFKRVVFLKPLNPKLLKLTDFNLREWIYMVPLVVFVFWIGIYPNTFLSKMHTSVTHLIEQTKITNVNPNLNGKVSFDNKVIIKKSGLKG; this is encoded by the coding sequence ATGAATCAACTGCATTTTCCAATTCTTTCAACTATAGTGTTTTTGCCTGTAATTGGCGCACTACTGGTTTCATTAATTGATAGCAAAAAAGAAACTGCAATAAGATGGGTAACATTTATAGTTTTGTTGCTTGATTTTTTGGTATCGTTACCATTGTTTTTTTACTTTAATTCTTCAACATACCAGATGCAATTTGTTGAAAAAGTACCATGGATTAGCTCTTTAGGTATGAATTACTATCTTGGCATTGACGGTATAAGCTTATTTTTAGTGTTATTGACTACATTTTTATCACCTATTGCTCAACTTTCTACTTGGAGCGGTATAACTCAAAAAACAAAAGAATTCAATATCGTATTATTGCTTTTGCAAACCGGTATGCTTGGTGTTTTTGTATCGCTTGATATATTTTTGTTCTATATTTTTTGGGAGTTTCAGCTTATCCCAATGTATTTAATGATTGGTATTTGGGGTGGTCCAAACAGAGTATTTGCTACTATGAAATTTTTCCTTTACACATTTTTTGGTAGTGTATTTATGCTTGTTGCATTAATGGCACTATATTTCTTGCACCATGCATATTATCATGAATACACATTCAATATGGTGACACTAATGTCTCAACCTCTACCAGCAAACTTGCAGTTCTGGCTTTTTATTGCTTTTGCTTTAGCGTTTGCAATCAAAGTACCAATGTGGCCGTTTCATACATGGCTTCCATGGGCACACGTGGAAGCACCAACGGCTGGTTCTGTAATACTTGCCGGTATTTTGCTGAAAATGGGTACATACGGCTTTTTGAGGTTTAATTTGCCTATGTTTGCATCAATGACTCACCAGTTTGTTGATATTATTTTGATAATTTCACTTATTGGTATTTTCTACGGCGCATTTGTGGCAATGGTTCAGCCAGATATTAAAAAGCTTGTGGCATATTCATCTGTGTCGCACCTGGGATATTCTATGCTTGGTATGTTTGCACTAACTACAATTGGCATAGAAGGATCTATTATGCAAATGATTAATCACGGTATATCAACTGGCGCGCTGTTCTTAATTGTTGGTATAGTATACGAAAGGATGCACACAAGAAATATTTCAGAATACGGTGGACTTGCATCTCTTGTTCCAATTTTCAGTGTTTTTTTTATGATATTTACGCTTTCATCCATCGCAGTGCCTGGAACCAATGGATTTATAGGCGAATTCATGGTTTTATTTGGTACATTTGAGTCTCACAAAGTGTTTGCAATTATTGCTGCTTTTGGCGGGTTATTTGCAGCTGTTTATATGCTTACAATGTTTAAACGCGTGGTATTTTTAAAACCTCTAAATCCAAAGTTGTTAAAGCTGACAGATTTTAACTTAAGAGAATGGATTTACATGGTGCCGCTTGTTGTGTTTGTGTTTTGGATTGGTATTTATCCCAATACATTTTTATCAAAAATGCATACAAGTGTTACCCATTTAATAGAGCAAACTAAAATTACAAATGTAAATCCAAATTTAAACGGTAAGGTTTCTTTCGATAATAAAGTAATAATTAAAAAAAGTGGACTTAAGGGGTAG
- a CDS encoding MFS transporter, producing the protein MLSQTFSSLRYKNFRIFWFGQIISSIGTWMQIVGQAWLVLKLTNSPFLLGLVVAFQYLPILFFSLYAGDVADRFKKRYIVIITQSSMALFSLILAILTGFDVITYIEVLMLTAFMGLAQTFDVPARQSFMIDLVGKNDLSNAIALNSTIFNLARIIGPAIAGIMIAKVGIKATFYANAISFVPLVIGLFFIDKDGEPSGKRSSLKNSVKELIAFIKTNKVLLDIIILLTILSIFAMNFSVLVPLLAKYTLKRNAIGFGMLMTYMGLGSFFGAIFIAYISKKTSYLKLMIINAFGLNIFQILMAISKNYTQASISIFAAGFCLIAYIILSNTTMQLLSTNELRGRIMSVYSLVFLGVTPLGSIFSGTIANYIGIRFAIFIGAFIGFLVCMYYLKRFLKYATLGV; encoded by the coding sequence ATTTTATCTCAAACCTTCAGTTCCCTTAGGTATAAAAATTTCAGGATTTTCTGGTTTGGCCAAATTATTTCTTCAATTGGTACCTGGATGCAAATTGTAGGTCAGGCGTGGCTTGTTTTGAAATTGACAAACTCACCTTTTTTACTTGGTCTCGTTGTTGCTTTCCAGTATTTGCCTATTTTGTTTTTTTCTTTATATGCAGGGGATGTTGCAGATAGATTCAAAAAACGCTATATTGTAATAATTACACAAAGCTCTATGGCGCTTTTTTCTCTAATATTAGCTATACTTACAGGTTTTGATGTTATAACTTATATTGAAGTTTTGATGCTAACTGCTTTTATGGGTCTTGCTCAAACATTTGATGTACCCGCAAGGCAATCATTTATGATAGATTTGGTTGGTAAAAATGATTTATCAAATGCTATCGCGCTAAACTCTACAATATTTAACCTAGCGCGTATTATAGGTCCTGCAATTGCGGGCATAATGATTGCAAAAGTCGGTATCAAAGCTACCTTTTATGCGAATGCCATAAGCTTTGTGCCTCTTGTTATCGGTTTATTTTTTATTGATAAAGATGGCGAGCCTTCTGGCAAAAGAAGTTCCCTAAAAAACAGTGTAAAAGAATTAATTGCATTCATAAAGACAAATAAAGTTTTACTTGATATAATTATTTTGCTAACAATATTGTCAATATTTGCAATGAATTTTAGTGTACTTGTACCACTTTTGGCAAAATATACATTAAAACGAAACGCTATAGGATTTGGTATGCTAATGACTTATATGGGTCTTGGCTCATTTTTTGGAGCTATATTTATAGCATATATCTCAAAAAAAACGTCTTACCTCAAATTAATGATTATAAATGCTTTTGGTTTAAATATTTTTCAAATTTTGATGGCAATATCTAAAAACTATACTCAAGCAAGCATTTCAATATTTGCTGCAGGTTTTTGTTTAATTGCATATATTATACTATCAAATACAACTATGCAGCTTTTATCTACAAACGAGTTAAGGGGTCGCATAATGAGCGTCTATTCTCTCGTTTTTCTGGGTGTTACACCTTTGGGTAGTATATTTAGTGGAACAATTGCAAATTATATTGGTATAAGGTTTGCCATTTTTATTGGAGCTTTTATTGGGTTTTTAGTGTGTATGTATTACTTAAAGAGATTTTTAAAATATGCTACTTTGGGGGTTTAA
- a CDS encoding GspE/PulE family protein — MAKKRLGELLKDEGYINDNHIKFALKEQKATGELLGEVLVRLGIVTDREIALSLSKQFDLPFIDIKEIKPDNNAMKLINLNFCRQHKVLAFEKKDNTLSIAIANPDDERLFDLISRITTLKPNFYIASQSEIQEAIETNYYLLEHPIEQDIERVINVIRSNPNADINMEDFTRSIFILAINMRSSDIHITPTDKSLHIHFRIDGVLQLVYSMPQTLANRFISNIKVRSGMDISEQRKPQDGRISFEFLGKTYDMRVSTVRTVYGENVVIRILGASSSLYSMPNLGFDEKDLAKLEVAFSKPYGIILISGPTGSGKTTTLYAALRRINALEKNIMTVEDPIEYKYPMARQTQVNELAGYDFSSAIVSFMRQDPDVMLIGEIRDAKTAQMAIRASMTGHLVLSTIHANDCIGIIPRLKDLGADSFLIASSVVALVSQRLVRKLCPFCKQEVETSREDMEFLSIDKPINIFKKHGCPKCNFTGYIGRTVVSQILLINDAIRNLIAQDEPLYKIEKQAYESGMRTLLDDAKKKVVQSITDIEEVIRVFGR; from the coding sequence ATGGCTAAAAAACGCTTAGGCGAGTTATTAAAAGACGAAGGATATATTAATGATAATCATATAAAATTTGCCCTAAAAGAACAGAAAGCTACAGGTGAGCTTTTAGGAGAAGTTTTAGTCAGGCTTGGTATTGTAACAGATAGAGAAATTGCCTTAAGCCTTTCAAAGCAGTTTGATTTGCCATTTATTGATATAAAAGAAATTAAGCCCGATAATAATGCAATGAAACTTATAAACCTTAATTTTTGCAGACAGCATAAGGTGCTTGCTTTTGAAAAAAAAGACAATACTTTAAGTATTGCTATTGCAAATCCAGATGATGAGCGTCTTTTTGACCTAATATCTCGCATTACCACATTAAAGCCAAACTTTTACATAGCAAGTCAAAGCGAAATACAAGAAGCAATTGAAACAAATTATTATCTATTAGAGCACCCCATAGAGCAGGATATAGAGCGCGTTATAAATGTAATTAGGTCAAACCCCAATGCAGATATAAATATGGAAGATTTTACACGCTCAATTTTTATTTTAGCAATAAATATGCGCTCAAGCGACATACATATAACGCCTACAGATAAAAGCCTGCATATACATTTTCGCATAGATGGTGTTTTGCAACTGGTATACTCTATGCCACAAACACTTGCAAATCGTTTTATATCAAACATAAAAGTAAGATCTGGTATGGATATATCAGAGCAAAGAAAACCTCAGGATGGGCGCATCAGCTTTGAATTTTTAGGAAAAACTTACGACATGAGAGTTTCAACCGTGCGTACAGTATATGGTGAAAATGTTGTTATTAGAATACTTGGTGCAAGCTCCAGTTTATACTCTATGCCTAATTTGGGTTTTGATGAAAAAGACCTGGCAAAACTTGAAGTGGCTTTTTCAAAACCTTATGGTATTATACTGATAAGCGGCCCAACAGGCTCTGGCAAAACCACTACGCTTTATGCTGCACTGCGCCGCATAAATGCTTTGGAAAAAAACATAATGACAGTAGAAGATCCAATTGAGTATAAATACCCGATGGCACGCCAGACACAGGTAAATGAACTTGCAGGGTATGATTTTTCAAGCGCTATAGTATCATTTATGAGGCAGGATCCAGATGTAATGCTAATTGGCGAAATCAGGGATGCAAAAACAGCTCAAATGGCAATAAGGGCATCTATGACAGGACACTTGGTATTGTCAACTATTCATGCAAATGATTGCATAGGAATTATTCCAAGACTTAAAGATTTAGGTGCAGATAGCTTTTTGATTGCAAGCTCTGTTGTAGCACTTGTATCCCAGAGGCTTGTTAGAAAGCTTTGTCCTTTTTGTAAGCAAGAAGTTGAAACATCGCGTGAAGATATGGAGTTTTTAAGCATTGATAAGCCAATCAACATATTTAAAAAACATGGTTGTCCAAAATGCAATTTTACAGGATATATAGGGCGTACGGTAGTTTCTCAAATTTTGCTTATAAATGATGCCATTAGGAACCTTATAGCGCAAGATGAACCGCTTTACAAAATAGAAAAACAAGCCTACGAAAGCGGAATGAGAACACTTTTAGATGATGCAAAAAAGAAGGTAGTGCAATCCATTACAGATATAGAAGAAGTCATAAGGGTATTTGGTAGATGA
- a CDS encoding AAA family ATPase, which translates to MKQEVLDFFKLSDDPFRLTPDLDFYFPSRSHTQILDILKYFFESNEAFAVVVGEVGCGKTMLIRMLLENMPENFETAVLISPILQPKELILAILYDLGIKTDSELNLDVLLRQFQDYLIQLSQNGKRLAIIIDEAQDLPNETLEQLRLLSNIETTKNKLMQILLVGQPELNNKLSSYAMRQLRQRISIYESLDQLSKQEALHYILFRLSKVQRGDLSFTNVALKTIAKSSLGIPRLINTICSRSLFIAYSLNTNRISFAIVKEALQSLNIKLRFGF; encoded by the coding sequence GTGAAGCAAGAAGTGCTTGATTTTTTTAAGTTAAGTGATGATCCATTTAGATTAACACCTGATTTAGATTTTTACTTTCCAAGCAGATCTCACACGCAAATACTTGATATACTAAAATATTTTTTTGAGTCAAATGAAGCTTTTGCAGTAGTTGTTGGCGAAGTAGGATGTGGTAAAACCATGCTTATTAGAATGCTTCTTGAAAATATGCCTGAAAATTTTGAAACAGCAGTTTTAATATCACCAATTTTGCAGCCAAAAGAGCTGATTTTAGCCATTTTGTACGATTTGGGTATAAAAACTGATAGCGAGCTTAACCTTGATGTGCTTTTGAGGCAATTTCAAGACTATCTTATACAACTTTCTCAAAATGGAAAAAGATTGGCTATTATTATAGATGAAGCACAGGATCTGCCCAACGAAACGCTTGAACAATTGAGATTATTATCAAATATAGAAACAACAAAAAACAAATTGATGCAAATTTTGCTTGTAGGTCAACCAGAACTTAACAACAAACTTTCAAGCTATGCAATGCGCCAGTTGAGGCAACGTATAAGCATTTATGAATCTTTGGATCAGTTATCTAAGCAGGAAGCTTTGCATTATATTTTATTTAGATTATCAAAAGTCCAAAGAGGCGATCTGTCTTTTACAAATGTTGCGCTAAAAACTATTGCAAAAAGCTCACTTGGCATACCAAGGCTAATTAATACAATATGTTCAAGGTCGCTTTTTATTGCATATTCACTAAATACAAATAGAATTAGTTTTGCTATTGTAAAAGAAGCTTTGCAAAGTTTGAATATAAAACTTAGGTTTGGATTTTAA
- a CDS encoding M48 family metallopeptidase: protein MSKLYEALKRLEQTKKPPINNKYNKKPDKKNIKWIVLFFVSILVGSLLIHISNFIGKAPPKKSQNAIKIYTQNTTNSTNYTNSINSKFLTKQINATNSTKSPILKSVSEKTTNKKITIQSKPSCSQQISATNQTKTESTKENQLKNVLHFQQEKAEKLSTLALNINNSIENGDYYRAKLLLKEYLSIQEDPFALNDLAAIYIKEGQYLQAVKLLQKSIKQNPSAAAYINIIYCYKKLNDTNKLNEILKTINPSMFNDTQKAIINEIINSK, encoded by the coding sequence GTGAGCAAACTCTACGAGGCTTTAAAGAGGTTAGAACAAACAAAAAAACCTCCTATCAATAATAAATACAATAAAAAACCAGATAAAAAAAACATAAAATGGATAGTGCTTTTTTTTGTTTCAATTTTGGTTGGAAGTTTGCTTATTCATATTTCAAATTTTATTGGCAAGGCTCCACCCAAAAAATCGCAAAATGCAATAAAAATTTACACACAAAACACTACAAATTCTACAAACTATACAAATTCCATAAACTCAAAGTTTTTAACAAAGCAAATAAATGCTACAAATTCAACAAAAAGTCCAATTTTAAAGTCTGTATCAGAAAAAACTACAAATAAAAAAATTACAATTCAATCCAAACCTTCATGTTCCCAACAAATTAGCGCAACCAATCAAACTAAAACGGAGTCTACAAAAGAAAATCAATTAAAAAATGTTTTGCACTTCCAACAAGAAAAAGCAGAAAAACTCTCTACTTTAGCACTCAATATAAACAATAGTATAGAAAATGGCGATTATTATAGGGCGAAATTATTACTTAAAGAATATTTATCCATTCAAGAAGATCCTTTTGCCTTAAACGATCTTGCAGCAATATACATAAAAGAAGGACAATATTTACAGGCAGTAAAGCTTTTGCAAAAATCAATAAAGCAAAATCCATCTGCTGCAGCCTACATTAACATCATTTATTGTTACAAAAAACTTAATGATACAAATAAGCTTAATGAAATTTTAAAAACAATAAATCCTTCAATGTTTAATGATACCCAAAAAGCTATAATAAATGAAATCATAAATTCTAAATAG
- a CDS encoding type II secretion system F family protein — MKYKVWVIDSEGNLAVRIFISPSKEALLTRIARDNLIPIKFKPIRFSFFEPKIKRKEIIEFCNNLSLMLGGGISLLEALDEFALNTKNKRFKFITEEVIFDIREGMSFSDALKRHKVFPDVLVHLVRIGEESGALSNVLNDAAQHLQKIEDIVSNTKRALMYPLFVSLSMLGAAAFWMFYVLPKLTAVFSTMGLKLPLPTILLIKSVAFLNHYWWIFPLVFVVFSLIFFMLKLSEKGKFFLDSTIYKIPIFGTLILTSNLAFFFEYEALLLRVGVSITNSLDIIKKAFKNLVFKFALENTNNSIKNGMGLSESFRKSKIFEPFIVRMISAGEKTGELDKQMSYIANSYYTKVNRMVEVMEKTIEPIVLTIAGIFFFIIVLALIVPVYQLVSKMGAVR, encoded by the coding sequence ATGAAGTATAAGGTTTGGGTTATTGATAGCGAAGGCAATTTGGCAGTGCGCATATTTATTAGCCCATCTAAAGAAGCTTTATTAACAAGAATAGCAAGGGATAATTTAATCCCTATAAAATTTAAGCCTATTAGATTTTCTTTTTTTGAGCCAAAAATCAAACGTAAAGAAATTATAGAATTTTGCAATAATTTGTCTTTGATGCTGGGTGGTGGTATCTCACTGCTTGAAGCGTTGGATGAATTTGCTTTAAATACAAAAAATAAGCGCTTTAAGTTTATAACAGAAGAAGTGATTTTTGATATTAGAGAAGGTATGAGCTTTTCAGATGCATTAAAGCGTCACAAGGTTTTTCCAGATGTACTTGTGCATCTGGTTAGAATTGGAGAAGAATCAGGCGCACTCTCAAATGTTTTAAACGATGCAGCACAGCATTTGCAAAAAATTGAAGATATTGTATCAAACACAAAAAGGGCATTAATGTATCCTTTGTTTGTAAGTTTATCTATGCTTGGTGCAGCGGCTTTTTGGATGTTTTATGTTTTGCCTAAGCTAACTGCTGTTTTTAGCACAATGGGTTTGAAGTTGCCTTTACCTACAATTTTGCTCATAAAAAGTGTGGCTTTTTTAAATCATTATTGGTGGATTTTTCCATTAGTTTTTGTTGTATTTTCTTTGATTTTTTTTATGCTAAAGCTAAGTGAAAAAGGTAAATTTTTTCTAGATTCTACTATATATAAAATACCGATTTTTGGTACGCTTATTTTAACTAGCAACCTTGCATTTTTTTTTGAATATGAAGCATTGCTTTTGCGTGTGGGCGTATCTATTACAAATTCGCTTGATATAATAAAAAAAGCTTTCAAAAACCTTGTATTTAAGTTTGCTTTAGAAAACACCAATAATAGTATAAAAAACGGTATGGGATTAAGCGAATCCTTTAGAAAAAGTAAAATATTTGAACCATTTATTGTGCGTATGATATCAGCAGGCGAAAAAACAGGCGAACTCGACAAACAGATGAGCTATATTGCAAACTCATACTATACAAAAGTCAATCGCATGGTAGAAGTAATGGAAAAAACAATAGAACCTATAGTATTGACCATTGCCGGTATATTCTTTTTTATCATTGTGTTAGCTTTAATTGTGCCTGTATATCAGCTTGTATCTAAAATGGGAGCTGTTAGGTGA
- a CDS encoding NADH-quinone oxidoreductase subunit N: MNFLAYYSINDLIAIAPQLILTIFGFIVTLVDLWLPKTEKSANAFIALMGFILAGIVSVMMFDSGTTSAFVGMIVTDNASLFIDLVIIIAGILAIAMSVNFVDREDINIGEYYSIILFSSVAMMFFASTYNLIVMFISVETLSIGMYILTGFLKNKSESIEAAMKYFILGSFASGFLVLGIGIMYGLFGSVDLNVISSSLTKAAAIYKALGILAFMLIFIAFGFKIAAFPFHAWTPDVYAGAPTPMSAFMSVAPKAAAILALMRLLVVGMHPIQIEWTQMLWIIAAATMTFGNTVALWQKDLKRLLGYSSISHAGYMLVGITAANSLGYGAVLFYLFGYLFMNLGAFSVAEFISKKGDTNTEIANLKGIAYKYPLIGVAMLIFMFSLAGVPPTVGFIGKYYLFSAAVQSHLYWLAIIGVINSAISAYFYLNVVVTMYMKGDTEGEFSILNSGLLKTTILIGAVGTIIFGIFPSYILSIALHSIAF, encoded by the coding sequence ATGAATTTTTTAGCATATTACAGTATAAACGATCTAATAGCCATAGCTCCACAGTTGATTTTGACTATTTTTGGGTTTATTGTAACGCTTGTTGATTTATGGCTTCCAAAAACAGAAAAAAGTGCAAACGCATTTATTGCTTTAATGGGATTTATACTAGCTGGTATCGTAAGTGTTATGATGTTTGATTCAGGTACAACAAGTGCTTTTGTTGGTATGATTGTAACGGATAATGCTTCGCTTTTTATAGACCTTGTTATAATTATTGCAGGCATATTAGCTATTGCAATGAGCGTCAATTTTGTTGACAGAGAAGATATAAATATCGGAGAGTACTACTCAATTATACTATTTTCAAGCGTTGCCATGATGTTTTTTGCTTCTACCTATAATCTTATTGTAATGTTTATAAGTGTTGAGACACTTTCTATTGGTATGTATATCTTGACGGGATTTTTGAAAAATAAGTCAGAAAGCATTGAAGCAGCAATGAAGTATTTTATACTGGGTTCTTTTGCTTCTGGTTTTTTGGTGCTTGGTATTGGTATAATGTATGGTTTGTTTGGCAGTGTAGATTTAAATGTAATAAGTTCAAGTTTAACCAAAGCTGCTGCTATTTACAAAGCTCTGGGTATACTGGCATTCATGCTGATTTTTATAGCTTTTGGGTTTAAAATAGCTGCGTTTCCATTTCATGCATGGACACCTGATGTTTATGCTGGAGCACCAACGCCTATGAGCGCTTTTATGTCAGTTGCTCCAAAAGCAGCTGCAATTTTGGCTTTAATGAGGCTTTTAGTTGTAGGTATGCACCCAATCCAGATTGAATGGACGCAAATGCTATGGATAATAGCTGCAGCCACAATGACATTTGGTAATACAGTTGCACTCTGGCAAAAAGATTTAAAAAGACTGCTTGGTTACTCAAGCATATCTCATGCAGGTTATATGCTTGTAGGTATTACTGCAGCAAATAGCCTCGGATATGGTGCAGTATTGTTTTACTTATTTGGGTATTTATTTATGAATCTGGGTGCTTTTTCTGTAGCCGAATTTATAAGCAAGAAAGGCGATACAAATACAGAGATTGCAAACCTAAAAGGTATAGCCTACAAATATCCGCTAATTGGTGTTGCAATGCTAATATTTATGTTTTCTCTTGCAGGTGTGCCACCAACTGTGGGCTTTATTGGAAAATACTACCTATTTTCTGCAGCTGTACAGTCTCACCTTTACTGGCTGGCAATTATTGGCGTTATAAATAGCGCAATTTCTGCATACTTTTATTTGAATGTAGTTGTAACAATGTACATGAAAGGAGATACGGAAGGTGAGTTTAGTATACTTAACTCTGGTTTGCTTAAAACTACGATATTAATTGGTGCTGTTGGCACAATTATTTTTGGAATATTTCCAAGCTATATTTTGAGCATTGCTTTGCACTCAATAGCGTTTTAA
- a CDS encoding prepilin-type N-terminal cleavage/methylation domain-containing protein: MKRSKNAGFTLIELAIVLVVIGLIIAAVLKGEDLIQNARMLNFVTNPVQKAQVAAMAYYDRTGQFPAMTGNTTNDSEPLLEMYNAGIDGVLDLNNPFTKGSTQLGIVFSSIQDSNSGATYPVIVITPVTVTGTGASGSVTASNSWTTSAIAYANYLKSRIDGNSSSWSTGSVRFISTTSSPSFTSLQTEIQGSASSPTVTTNTFDGSVTLTSSALTGSSAVYATPTAGSSGILLYFY, translated from the coding sequence ATGAAAAGGTCAAAAAATGCAGGCTTTACGTTAATTGAGCTTGCAATCGTGCTTGTGGTAATTGGTTTGATTATAGCAGCAGTGCTTAAAGGTGAGGATTTAATCCAGAACGCAAGGATGTTAAATTTCGTAACAAACCCTGTTCAAAAAGCACAGGTTGCAGCAATGGCTTATTATGACAGGACAGGTCAGTTTCCTGCAATGACAGGAAATACTACTAATGATAGTGAACCGCTTCTTGAGATGTATAACGCAGGTATTGACGGTGTGCTTGATTTAAACAATCCGTTTACAAAAGGCAGTACTCAACTTGGAATAGTGTTTTCAAGTATACAGGATAGCAATAGTGGTGCTACATATCCTGTGATTGTAATTACTCCAGTGACAGTTACCGGTACAGGTGCTAGTGGTAGTGTTACTGCATCTAATTCATGGACTACATCTGCTATAGCTTATGCAAATTACTTAAAAAGCAGGATTGATGGCAATAGTTCAAGCTGGTCAACTGGTAGTGTAAGGTTTATCAGCACTACAAGTTCTCCTTCATTTACATCTTTACAAACCGAAATTCAAGGATCAGCTAGTTCTCCAACTGTTACTACCAATACTTTTGATGGTTCAGTTACACTTACTTCATCTGCTTTGACGGGTTCAAGTGCTGTGTATGCTACACCAACAGCTGGCTCATCAGGTATTCTTCTTTACTTCTACA